In Equus caballus isolate H_3958 breed thoroughbred chromosome 22, TB-T2T, whole genome shotgun sequence, the sequence gacctttaaaaagaatttattacGAACTCATGAATTTAAACACGTCTGATGGGTTTCAATCTATTGCAAATCTTGTTCTTATTAAAACTAACATTGTCCAATCTGTGGCCCCTGGGAGCCTTATCTAGCTAGCTCCTAAGTCATTTTGATAGGAATCTAAGGCATCTTTGTAAACATCTTGGCCTTCTGCTATGTCAAGATAttctaggctcatcttgtacatttcctgcaCCAGATTTGGCATCAGCCATTTTTCCTGCAAGTGTGTGTTTCTTAAATGGTCATTCAGGACCACAATCTGGGCAATACAGACAGTCCCTGCAACTGAATTGATCATTGTTCCTAGACTTTTGCAGTGGACATGGCTAAGAAATCCCTcgtgagttcatactgatatttccAATCCAATTTTAGGATTACTGGGTTTTTACCTCACCTTTTCAGTATCACGTCAATATCTGCTTTCTTCTACTTCAAAACCCCTGTTTCTCTAGTTCACAGGGGTTGATAGAATGGGAGTGTCCCATAAGTAGTCATTTGTTTTAGAAGGAGACTTGCTTCAGGTAGCTTTGCTAATCTCTGTTGTTTCTGCGTGTTTTATTCCTGTGGCTGCCTCTGTACTGGGTCACCGCAGCTCATTGTGTACCTCTGCTGAAAGCCAGAACTTCTGTCAAGCAACCCTCCCTCCAGGATTCTAGCTCCTGAGTCTGGTAACTGCTCCCCCCACCTTTAGACCTGGGGTTGGTAAAGACCCTCTGGTCTTGTGAGTGTccatgctgccacagcatcctTTTGTTTTCCCTGACGCGCCCCACACCTTTTTAAAGAGtactttattaaactctcctcagTTACCGAGTTTGAATTGCCATCTTTAACCTACCAATACAGGGACGATGCACTTTAAAACGCCTTCGTTACTGGCAGTGGGACAAATAAGTAATGTAAGAGCTGGAGAGGTCTGGAGAGAAAATTCTGACCAAGAATTTAGAGGTAGTTGGAATGTTCTTGTGTTATATCACGTGGTTAGCTGGAAATGAGATCCCTTTAGCCTGACTTTTCTGTAATGCCATAGAAGCCTAAAGAAGATTATGTATTTCAAATACTTGTATTTTTGCGAGGGAATAGATTTGTCACAATGGACTTggcaaacaaaaagagaaagtgaaattcATCTGGATGTACTGTATAAATTATATCATTTGCCATCTCTGGGACACCTCTTACAATCAGATGGCACTAATGGAAAATCCTATCCCTGAGGTGTTGTTGAGACATAGAATTTTATGATGCAGGTTGGActtacaatatttattttctacagaTTTCATATTATACTATTTTTATGGCCATAGATAGCTTTTCATCTCTGAAGTGGCTTATAATGTAGTGAGAGAGATAATTATTTACCTTTGGAATGAAAATGAGACAGTTAAATTCATTTCTCTGGGAAATAGCAATAAGCAGTTGATTTTTTACACTCAttgtatattttgtaaatatttaagtcTTTTTGGATCCAGTTTTTCCCCAACGTTTTTGTGTGACGTTTTTCATGCAAACGGAAAAGCTTAAAGGTTTGCTGCACTAAATGTCCGCATACCCACCTAAATGAATGCATAGATGTGATGAAGCAAATAGGGCAAAATGTTAACACCTGGCTCATATTTCAACAAGAAGGTTTTCTCAGGTAAAAGTATTCTGAATTATCAGTTTACTAAAAGACTAAAGTTCCCCCCGCCCATTGTAGGGTTCCTGGTGGTAAActgtccttttattcttttttttctccctcctctgaggaagattagccctgagctaacatccaccgccaattctcctgtttttgctgaggaagattggccctgagctaacatctgtgcccatcgtcctccattttgtatgtgggatgcaacctggcatctgaaccggggaaccccaggccaccaaagtggactgcgaacttaactgctgcgccacggggtgggcctctgtcttttcattcttggGGTAAAGTCTGCTTGGTTGTGATATATTATTACTTCTTTAAGGTACAGCTGGATTCTGTTTGCACgtgttttatttaggatttttgtatctgtTTTTTATAAGTGGAATTGACCTCTAGTTTTCTGTGTTCTTGCTTGCTTTTGGTGTCCTTGatgaatgagttaggaagcttttttttttttttaatgtgtttgggCACTTAATATTTATTACAGGAATGACCTATTCCTCAAAGTTTTACAAAAAGTGACCAATAAAATTGCCTGAGGCTgctgcctttggaagagatctttgactgtcttttcattttcttttttggttaataatttgttcatttttttcctttaacttcaTTTTAGGCAGTTTATATTCACCCAGGAAATTACCCATTTCTCTTGGTACCCCTCCCCCCGTCCCCCGCCATTTGATCTTTGATCAGACTgacccctctgcctggagtgtgCTTCTTGGCCGGATGGGCAGACTTCATCTCACGCTCTAAAGAGCAgcatccttttcatttctgtggaTCTTCCCTGATAGAGTCCTCTTCTTTCTGTGCTGAGTTAGGATTTTCCTGGTCAGTATCCTTGCTTGTTCTCTGATAGTATGGTAAGTGTAGAGACggtgtcttttatttttgtgtcctgGGCACAGCCACAGATCCTAGCACACTTATGTCCTAATCCATAATGAGGACTGGGCCTGGGTGAGAATTGTTTTATGGGCTTGGGACTTTGTAGTAGAGTGTCATTGTTTATCAGACATCCTCCACTCCCCCCGCCCTGCCTGTATGGCCTCTCCTATTGAACTCAAGAGTGACCATGTGACATGGTTTGCTTATGTGCTATGGTCAGAAGTGtcactttgttttttgttttgtttttgaggaagattagccctgagctaacatctgctgccaatcctcctctttttgctgaggaagactggccctgagctaacatccgtgcccatcttcctctactttatatgtgggatgcctgccacagcacggcttgccaggtggtgccatgtccacacccagaatccgaaccagtgaaccccaggccactgaagcggaacgtgcgaacttaactgctgcgccactgggctggccccagaagtgtCACTTTGGGTAGAGTTTTTAAGAGGCTGAGTATGGCGCTCTGTCTTTCATTTCCCTCTGCCGCTCCTGCTAGCCATGTTCTGAACAGAGGCTGCACCGTTAGCCTTGGTCCTGAGTGAAGATGACTTTGAGCACAATTACAGTTGACACATGATGGACGTGGAGCtggagtgagaaataaactttcattaCTTTTAAGTCGCTGAGATTTTGTGGGGGAGTACTTGTCACTACAGAATAACTGGGCCCGTCCTGATTGATACAGACCCCTTTCTCCACTTCACTCTGAGGCTCCTGTCTTCTTCAGGGTGAACTTTGAACCCTGTGGACATCTGCTtactctttgccttttcatttaggCATTTGTTCACTGGGCACTATTTTAGGCAATGGGGAATAAAAAGGGCTTTGGAGTGAGAATTTTGGGTTCTAGACTTGGCTCTGTCACTTGGTAGCtgtgtgatcttttttttttaagattttatttttttcctttttctccccaaagccccccggtacatagttgtatattcttcgttgtgggttcttctagatgtggtatgtgggatgctgcctcagcgtggtttaatgagcagtgccatgtccgcgcccaggattcgaaccaacgaaacactgggccgcctgcagcggagcgcacgaacttaaccactcgaccacagggccagccccggtagctgtgtgatcttaaggACAGATAAACCGAGCTCTTAGtccttggtttcctcttctgtgagatggAAAGAATAGCAGTGTCTTCCTCTTGGCTGTGTTGTGAAGATTTCGTGGAACTCTgcacttagtacagtgcctgtTTTATGAATGTTGGCTACACATACTAGTATtagtgggagggagagggctgTATTTTCCAGCTTAGGTTAAGTTGCACGGCAGTAGCACGGCCCCCAATCTCAGTGGCTCACACGGGAATCTAACCTTCAGCCCAGTCTTAGTCCTCCTCCATGTGGGTCAGCTTTAACTCTGCACCGTGACATTTTACAGTAGAACCAAGACCCCTTTTGGGAACATGCTGCTTTGAGAACATGGCAGATGGTGGAATCAGGCAAGGCTTAGAAGTGACTTTCACTCACATTTCATTGTCCAAGGCAAGTCTCAAGGTCAAACCTGATGTCAGGGACAGGGAAGTACAATCTTATCACAGAGAAACCAGTAATTGGGAAAAGTAATAAAATCTACCACAAAGGCTTATTTTAGTCTAGTCACTAGGATTAGCAAAACGACTGAGGAGTATTTCGTCTTACAAGAAGCTTACATTCTGGTAGAAATAGTCATATGAATAGAAAAATTGTGATGTGTTGTGATTACGGTGAGATGCCCAGGTTGCACAGGAGAGAGGGTGGCCATCTCTGCCTTTGGTGTTGGGATGAATCACAAGCGCATCTTAAGGGAGCCCTAGCCAGCCTCAGAAGGGAACTTAGCAATAGTAGGTCTGCAACCATTTGGGCTGAGATGCTGGACAGGGTGTCTGAGTTGCTTCTGCTTTGTGATCACGTGAGTGGAGGACTTTAGCCAGGGCCCATCGGGAGACACAGTGCGTATCTCTGATAAAGCATGTGGTGCACACACACAACAGAAGGTGAGGGGTTGTTTTACAGAGTCATTGTGAGACCTGGAGCTCTACCTAACCTGAGAAGGATTCAGGTTAGGCCTCCCAAACTCCTCAGAGGACAGGGACATAGGGGGGCGAACACAGCTGCAACCTTTGGCCGGGCAGTCAGACCTGAGGTCTGCATGCCCCAATCGGTCTGGAATGAGACCTTCTGAGGCTCTGTCTCCAAAGACATTTTGctgtgtcttctctctgactCAGGCTTCAAGTAGCAGAGACTGATACAGGACATGGAGTTTGAATCTGAGGAGGGAATAGTAAATTTTGACAGATAAGGGAGAGTGGGGGGGGGACAGACTTGAGGGAAAGGAGTGAGGTAAAAAAATCCAAGGAACCCGCATAGACTGAGACTCCACATTCGTTGGATGAGGACGGTGGGAGAGGACAGGATCCCTGCTGAGCAGGCAGAGGCTGAGGGCCTGCCATAACGGTCCTAGCTACGTCAAATTGTTTCTCCATTCCACAGGTCCTGGCTTCTTGGAAACAGGATGGGCGTTTACAAGTCAGGTTCGGAAGTCACCCCAGGCAGCAGAAATCCATCTTGAGATGAAATACCTTCTACCTGGCCCTCTGGCAGAATTTCAAGGCAAACGCTGGGCTGGCTCTGGGGCCATGACATTGCCTGATCCTTCTGCCTGGGGAGAGCAGGACCGGGAGGAGATTTTGCCTTTGGAGAACAGGGAAGATATGGAAAGCATGAAGAAATTGACTCAGAATCCTAAGGCCAAAGGTGAGAGTTGCTGAGGATCTggaggggtggagaggggagcagggctccaggttCCGCTGAGAGTGCTTTAGGACCACAGCTTGGTAAAGGGGCTGCCTCCTCCATGGCACGGCTTAGGGGAGCTCCTCTGGGCGCAGAATGGGGGGTCTGGGTCTCCCAGCTGTGTTTTCTTCAACTGCGTTTGCCTCCTAACGATACTGACTGGCTgcaagaaaaggagggaaagcCCCCAATACTGGTGAGTTGGGgttatgtttttttcctgagatgCTGGGTTGTTTCCCCAAGAACAGGCATGTATTCTCTTTTTTGGGAAGGGAAAGGCAATCAGCATTTAGGCAGGTCATGCTTGGGCCAGGTACTGTGTCAATCACTTTATAATCGTTCCTGCATTTGTgcgttttattttctttgttgaaaaataTACCCAAGATTAATATTAAGAGTCCAGGAAacttttaaacataaggaatatttttgaaaaactgagacaattaaaatttttaaatgtactattAAATTTCACTTCCCATCCACACTATCTAATGATATTGCTCACTGggctttttttactttttcattgaAATTTTTGAACATATATCGAAATAGAGAGCATAGCAATAATGGGTCTCAGGTAGCATCATCTAGCTTCAGTAGTCATGTATAACGGccaatgttattttatttaaacccCTCACACTTCCCTCATTGTATTTAAACAGCTCTCAGATGTCATAACATTTCtccacaaatttttctttttttatgaagaagattcgccctgagctaacatccgtcgccaatcttcccttttttttcgcttgagcaagattgtccctgagctaacatctgtgccagtctccctctatttggtatgtgggatgcctccacagaatggctggtgagtggagtaggtccgtgcctgggatccacacccaccaacctgggctgctgaagtggagcgcacggaactgtaaccactcggccatggggccagcccctctccataCTTCTTAACAATAGCTGTGAGAAGGTAGTGGTGGTGGTAATAGTACTtatttcagaaggagaaagtctgGCTCAAGAGGGTGTGTGATTTGTGTCTGGCCACACTCATCTAGTACATGGAGGAGCCAGGATTTAAGCTCAGTTTTCTCTGACTTGTAAGCTCCTGCATCTTCTAAAGTATTGTATAACCTTCTTGCTGCCACATAAATCCCCTTCTAAAAATGTGGGAGCATATTTTCCAACCCTCAGGAAGGGGCCTATATTATTTGATGACTGACTCAGAGAGAATGCTCTCTCTAGATACAGTGCTTCACCCCCAATCCAATCCCCCCTCAATCTTCTCTCCTCTACCAGAAATTTGATGTATTCTTTCATTTGAATGGGTTGTGTGAGATTCTGTAAGCCAAACcaatacatttataaatacacTATCCTTATCCTCAAGCCTACaggttctttggaaaaataatgtataaaaacaaaagatgatgACAGTAATAgtgattttttattataatggTTGAAATGGTTACATAATGGTGCAGTGAAAGTCACTGCAAAGTCCTAGCCTAAAGCTTTGAAACCAATGTCCAGCCACTCATAGTGGATTGACAGTCAAACTCAGAGGACCCAGGAGAAGCACTTCTGGAATGGTGGTATGAGGAGCTCCACAGACTCTGGCCAGTGAAATAaccaaaatgataaaaacaaaccTCTGCCCAGGGACCCGCTCTTAGAGCAGAAGGGTCTCTCTTGAGAAGTGGCTGCTGGTCCTGCCGCCAGCTCCTGAGCAGTGGTGCAGAGGTCCTGCCCAGGGGGAGAGGCAGGCTGTAAGAACAGAGACCAGTACAGTGCTGCCTAAGGGGACTGGCTTTATTTGGAACAGAGCATAGGGAAGTCGAAGCCTAAGGGTGCTGTTAAAAACAACAGAGATTTGGTGGC encodes:
- the ZNF343 gene encoding zinc finger protein 343, producing the protein MAMTTGVRGQQEAKLRWRSRMVVCPGFLETGWAFTSQVRKSPQAAEIHLEMKYLLPGPLAEFQGKRWAGSGAMTLPDPSAWGEQDREEILPLENREDMESMKKLTQNPKAKDASYIKECGSGLHRGKWKRLSSEQRNLYKEVMLENYWNLLSSDLC